From the genome of Bicyclus anynana chromosome 20, ilBicAnyn1.1, whole genome shotgun sequence, one region includes:
- the LOC128199251 gene encoding uncharacterized protein LOC128199251 yields MHLKIRDDNLLKQFWELETEPNNIFQKKLTNEEIKCENLFQSTTTRDNDGRYVVRLPFKIENPECEEGQFRELALKRFYSTEKRLLKNPKHYEEYQKVMKEYLTLNHMKLIESEQEIADPTAVYLSHHAVVREDKDTTKLRIVFDASQKGVNNVSLNDSLLIGPKLQQDLRHLLMRWRCGKIAIVADIVKMYRQVRVHDDDTKYQRILWRPDPNQPIQHYKLLTLTFGTACAPYLAVKCLQQIAKDEGYKYPMAAERVLKDFYVDDLMTTCKSEKESKLMYNEMNNLLHGSGFQLQKWSSNSENFLKYASEETTSSDQSIKIKANDTLKVLGITWNRTADDFEFEINLQNTNDEITKRRILSEIARLYDPMGWIAPVIVKAKIYIQRLWQANLDWDDTLPENLLTDWLNFRTDLVNLKNVKIPRWMKLTDNSHRELHAFADASKSAYAAVIYLRTVDIEGNVHVSLVTAKTKVAPIEKEVSIPRLELCGALLAAKLLYEVSQVLDISINNTFAWTDSTVVLAWLRAKSDIPNEIAQILSIEGTTWHFIPPHSPNFGGIWEAGVRSAKTHLKKVIGDSTLTFEELSTVLAQVEACLNSRPITQLSDSPDDPVPLTPGHFLVGEPLIAIPDQYNTDEKISGIERWRLMQKMVNDFWKRWSKEYLVTLSQRYKWTTERNEPEIDDIVIVKEDNIPPAKWVLGKIVEKHTGKDNITRVVTIKCKNNFLKRPVSKLCFLPKA; encoded by the exons ATGCACCTTAAAATTAGAGACGACAATTTATTGAAACAATTTTGGGAACTTGAGACAGAACCAAATAACATTTTCCAAAAGAAGCTTACGAATGAAGAAATCAAAtgtgaaaatttatttcaatcaacTACCACGAGAGATAACGATGGGCGGTACGTTGTGAGACTGCCGTTCAAAATAGAAAACCCTGAATGTGAAGAAGGACAGTTTAGAGAGTTAGCtttgaaaagattttattctacTGAGAAAAGGTTACTAAAGAATCCTAAACATTATGAAGAATATCAGAAAGTTATGAAAGAATATCTTACACTAAATCATATGAAGTTGATAGAAAGTGAACAAGAAATAGCAGATCCTACAGCAGTTTACCTATCACATCACGCAGTAGTCAGGGAAGACAAGGACACGACGAAACTAAGAATAGTTTTTGATGCTTCCCAAAAGGGTGTAAATAATGTCTCATTGAATGACAGCCTATTAATAGGTCCAAAATTACAACAAGACCTGAGACATTTGTTGATGAGGTGGCGTTGTGGAAAAATTGCTATAGTGGCTGATATAGTAAAAATGTACCGTCAAGTCAGAGTACATGACGATGACACAAAATATCAACGTATACTCTGGAGACCCGATCCTAATCAGCCAATACAACATTACAAGTTACTTACCCTGACTTTTGGAACTGCTTGTGCACCCTATCTCGCAGTAAAGTGTTTACAACAAATAGCTAAAGATGAAGGTTATAAATATCCGATGGCTGCTGAAAgagtattaaaagatttttacgtGGATGATCTGATGACTACATGTAAATCTGAAAAAGAATCTAAATTGATGTACAATGAAATGAACAATCTACTACATGGATCAGGCTTTCAACTTCAGAAATGGAGTAGTAATAGTGAAAACTTTCTAAAATACGCGAGTGAAGAAACAACTAGTTCTGAtcaatcaataaaaatcaaGGCTAACGATACATTAAAGGTTTTGGGCATTACTTGGAACCGAACAGCAgatgattttgaatttgaaataaatttacaaaacaCAAACGATGAGATTACTAAGAGAAGAATTCTTTCAGAGATAGCTAGATTGTACGATCCAATGGGATGGATCGCACCTGTTATAGTCAAGGccaaaatttatatacaaaggTTATGGCAAGCAAATTTAGATTGGGATGACACATTACCTGAAAATCTCTTAACTGACTGGTTAAACTTTAGGACAGATTTAGTCAACctcaaaaatgttaaaattcctAGATGGATGAAGCTGACAGATAATTCACATCGAGAGTTACATGCGTTTGCTGATGCATCTAAATCAGCTTATGCAGCAGTTATTTATCTGAGAACAGTGGACATAGAAGGTAATGTTCATGTGAGTTTGGTTACAGCCAAGACGAAGGTTGCACCAATAGAGAAAGAGGTATCTATTCCGAGATTAGAACTTTGCGGTGCACTTTTGGCTGCGAAGTTATTATACGAAGTATCCCAAGTGTTAGACATAAGTATAAATAACACATTTGCTTGGACTGACTCGACTGTGGTGTTGGCATGGCTACGAG CAAAATCCGATATCCCTAATGAAATAGCCCAAATACTTAGCATAGAGGGAACAACATGGCACTTCATTCCACCACACTCGCCCAATTTTGGTGGTATCTGGGAAGCGGGAGTACGTTCTGCAAAGACGCATTTGAAAAAGGTTATAGGTGACAGCACACTCACCTTTGAGGAACTATCCACAGTTTTGGCACAAGTTGAAGCGTGCTTAAACTCACGTCCAATCACCCAACTCAGCGATAGTCCTGATGACCCTGTACCATTAACTCCAGGCCACTTCCTAGTGGGTGAGCCATTAATTGCAATACCCGATCAATACAATACTGATGAGAAAATCTCTGGAATAGAGAGATGGAGACTAATGCAAAAGATGGTAAATGACTTTTGGAAGAGATGGTCCAAAGAATATTTAGTCACTTTAAGTCAAAGATACAAATGGACTACTGAAAGGAATGAACCTGAAATAGATGACATTGTAATTGTTAAAGAAGATAACATCCCTCCGGCCAAATGGGTTCTAGGAAAGATCGTAGAGAAACATACTGGCAAGGACAACATAACTAGAGTAGTAACTATtaagtgtaaaaataattttcttaaaagacCTGTCAGTAAACTATGTTTCTTACCTAAAGCTTAG
- the LOC112050494 gene encoding cuticle protein 3-like encodes MKLITSLTAIIAAASAGRVFSQPPAEQFAHAPDVYQSAAELHAAEPPGAHAQAPGAHGAYTARPGDAHAQILAYHSESDGHNYQYAYETDNGIKAQETGAAAHGSRAHGGYSYTGDDGHVYSVEYVADEHGFRAAGAHLPTPPPIPAAILRALEQNAHDEAAGIHDDGSYHEQHQQAQNYQLDSYQQDAHHAASQAEGGYQH; translated from the exons ATGAAACTG ATAACATCCTTGACCGCCATCATCGCCGCGGCGTCGGCCGGCCGAGTGTTCAGCCAGCCGCCGGCGGAGCAGTTCGCGCACGCGCCGGACGTCTACCAGTCGGCGGCCGAGCTGCACGCCGCCGAGCCGCCGGGCGCACACGCGCAGGCGCCGGGCGCACACGGCGCGTACACGGCGCGGCCGGGCGACGCGCACGCGCAGATCCTCGCCTACCACTCGGAGAGCGACGGGCACAACTACCAGTACGCGTATGAGACTGACAACG GCATCAAGGCGCAGGAGACGGGCGCGGCGGCGCACGGCTCGCGCGCGCACGGCGGCTACTCGTACACGGGCGACGACGGGCACGTGTACTCCGTGGAGTACGTGGCCGACGAGCACGGCTTCCGCGCGGCCGGCGCGCACCTGCCCACGCCGCCGCCCATCCCCGCGGCCATCCTGCGCGCGCTCGAGCAGAACGCCCACGACGAGGCCGCGGGCATCCACGACGACG GTTCGTATCACGAACAGCACCAGCAAGCTCAGAACTACCAGCTCGACAGCTACCAGCAAGACGCCCACCACGCCGCGTCGCAGGCGGAGGGCGGTTACCAGCACTAG